A single Plasmodium knowlesi strain H genome assembly, chromosome: 13 DNA region contains:
- a CDS encoding DNA damage-inducible protein 1, putative, producing MVFITISDDSKIITSLDVHEDTEIFTIINIIENDFALNMNENELTYNGAAVNKFDTVKKLNISEGDLLFVRKKLNLDLIPQGNSSTQAGMTAAAVGAASSSTGAGITPTGASGINSNSFNSAGGVNNATFNALMDHFRTFQENEYIKKEVEILLNLKNDRSRMSVLQLQDKQLYDAITSQDVEAIKKIVKEKLENEKKEKEREQRMYENALKDPLSEDAQKYIFENIYKNQINSNLALAQEHFPEAFGVVYMLYIPVEINKNVVHAFVDSGAQSSIMSKQCAEKCNILRLMDTRFTGIAKGVGTRSILGKIHMVDIKIGNYFYAVSLTIIDEYDIDFIFGLDLLRRHQCQIDLKKNALVIEDNEIPFLPEKDIIANSSHSIDFDAMKESTRGV from the coding sequence ATGGTCTTCATCACCATCTCCGACGACAGCAAAATTATAACCAGTCTCGATGTTCACGAAGACACGGAAATTTTCACCATCATCAACATTATCGAAAATGATTTCGCGCTAAATATGAACGAAAATGAATTGACATACAACGGGGCCGCCGTTAACAAGTTCGACACGGTGAAGAAGCTGAATATAAGTGAAGGAGACCTGCTCTTtgtgaggaagaaattaaatcTGGATTTAATCCCCCAAGGAAATTCTAGCACTCAGGCAGGAATGACAGCAGCGGCAGTAGGGGCAGCTTCCAGCTCCACAGGGGCTGGAATTACTCCCACCGGTGCTAGCGGTATAAACTCGAACAGCTTTAACAGTGCGGGAGGAGTAAACAATGCAACGTTTAACGCACTGATGGATCATTTTCGCACCTTCCAAGAGAACGAATACATAAAGAAAGAAGTGGAAATTTTACTAAACCTAAAAAATGACAGAAGCAGGATGAGTGTCCTACAATTACAAGACAAACAATTGTATGATGCTATAACTAGCCAAGATGTTgaagcaataaaaaaaattgtaaaagaaaaattggaaaatgaaaaaaaagaaaaagaaagagaacaaCGTATGTACGAAAATGCATTGAAAGATCCACTCTCAGAAGAtgcacaaaaatatatttttgaaaatatttacaaaaatcaAATAAACTCAAATTTGGCATTAGCCCAGGAACATTTCCCTGAAGCATTTGGAGTTGTTTACATGTTATACATTCCTgttgaaataaataaaaatgtggtGCATGCTTTTGTCGATTCGGGGGCGCAGTCTAGTATCATGTCCAAGCAATGTgcagaaaaatgcaacattTTAAGATTAATGGATACGAGATTTACAGGAATTGCCAAAGGAGTTGGTACCAGATCCATTTTAGGGAAAATCCACATGGTCGACATTAAAATTGGAAACTATTTCTATGCCGTTTCGTTAACCATTATTGATGAATATGACATTGACTTTATATTCGGCTTAGATTTGTTGAGGAGACACCAGTGTCAAATCGacttgaagaaaaatgccCTCGTCATTGAGGATAATGAAATTCCATTCTTGCCGGAGAAGGATATCATTGCTAATTCATCACACAGCATTGACTTCGACGCCATGAAAGAGTCTACGCGTGGGGTCTAA